Proteins encoded by one window of Cylindrospermum stagnale PCC 7417:
- a CDS encoding M48 family metallopeptidase, whose protein sequence is MTRKILTGLSSQAYEHPFDRKALASLKNMPGVSPLLKKINEYGIDRLLRLQSLGSEIRVTPNNFPQLHQPLVETCRILDVPTVPEMYLFRGTGHIKTYIVGVEKSIIGINLDAMEWLNADELLYVLGHEVARIKSESMIYHQMAFVMPTLKNLLTSTTLGFGGLVATGMELALYNWLMMARFTADRAGLLACQDINVATTALMKLAGLPEEYLTTTVIDDFLVQAREFAANSFDSLDQVTKILSYSETGLSWVVMRAGELLKWVDSGEYDALVQQKELDIPEGKEGWNFLTSW, encoded by the coding sequence ATGACGAGAAAAATATTAACTGGACTGAGTTCACAAGCTTATGAACACCCATTTGACCGCAAAGCTTTGGCTTCTTTGAAAAATATGCCTGGTGTTTCCCCACTACTCAAAAAAATTAATGAGTACGGAATTGATCGTCTACTTAGGCTACAAAGCCTTGGCAGTGAAATCAGAGTTACGCCTAATAATTTTCCTCAATTGCATCAGCCACTTGTAGAAACTTGTCGAATTCTTGATGTTCCCACAGTACCTGAAATGTATCTGTTTCGAGGTACAGGGCACATTAAAACCTACATTGTCGGGGTGGAAAAGTCCATTATTGGTATAAATCTAGATGCAATGGAGTGGCTGAACGCAGATGAGTTACTTTACGTTTTGGGACACGAAGTCGCTCGCATTAAGAGTGAGAGCATGATTTATCACCAAATGGCATTTGTGATGCCAACTTTAAAAAATTTGTTGACCAGTACCACACTGGGGTTTGGTGGCTTGGTAGCTACTGGAATGGAACTGGCTTTGTATAATTGGCTGATGATGGCTAGGTTCACTGCTGATCGTGCTGGATTACTGGCTTGTCAAGATATTAATGTGGCAACTACTGCACTGATGAAACTCGCAGGTTTGCCAGAAGAGTATTTGACTACTACTGTAATTGACGATTTCCTTGTCCAAGCCCGTGAGTTTGCAGCTAATAGCTTTGATAGTTTGGATCAGGTAACTAAAATATTGAGTTATAGCGAAACTGGTCTTTCTTGGGTAGTTATGCGGGCTGGAGAGTTATTGAAATGGGTTGATTCAGGAGAATATGATGCTTTAGTTCAACAGAAAGAGTTAGATATACCGGAAGGAAAGGAAGGGTGGAATTTTTTGACTTCTTGGTGA